The following are encoded in a window of Fluviibacter phosphoraccumulans genomic DNA:
- a CDS encoding NERD domain-containing protein yields the protein MAQILPAFSDDLQASGASPAEWMTLKRLENGLPNDWLVFHNIRWTQAWDHGTNVGEIDFCVLSPTGKVIVIEQKNGELIERPEGVFKQYPKGQKNVGTQIQRTLDGLHTKFKRMNPEGGFWADYLIYLPDYFIRNINAIALDPERIVDSGRSDQLCEIIQTLLREDLSKPTSNRFEKVRDFLLDTYDLVRDVHAYGQLQGEIYCQISGGLTTWVNRLSFEPFHLRVAGTAGCGKTQLAINTLQKTITTGKRGLLLCFNRPLSSRLALIAPAGTEVATFHHLCEEWLKHAGIAVGHQKETHVLEAMVAQAANLAVPTGWEVDTLIVDEGHEMRQAWADLALRLVKPNGRIIWIEDPNQRFSETDPVLLSDFVKLDVPTNYRSPKKIQQAIEMLLDIGTESGNPFPGLDPEFHTYKSKPELVKQLLDRLSELIHQGFRKEHIAIISFQGFKNSAFSNLDRVGTFKLKRFTGDYDHTGRPTTPHGDILFDTIYQYKGQQSRVVLFVEVDFERLDEISRNKLYCGMTRATTHLECFFSQSATDVLNERLHSRALQA from the coding sequence ATGGCCCAGATTCTTCCCGCATTTTCTGATGACCTACAAGCCAGCGGTGCGTCACCTGCTGAATGGATGACGCTGAAACGTCTTGAAAATGGCCTACCGAACGATTGGCTTGTGTTTCACAACATCCGCTGGACCCAAGCTTGGGATCATGGCACCAACGTGGGGGAAATTGACTTCTGCGTGCTTTCTCCCACTGGCAAAGTGATTGTTATAGAACAAAAGAACGGCGAGCTCATCGAACGACCCGAGGGTGTTTTCAAACAATACCCAAAAGGTCAGAAGAATGTCGGAACACAGATTCAGCGGACCCTGGATGGACTGCACACCAAATTTAAGCGCATGAACCCTGAGGGTGGTTTCTGGGCTGACTATCTCATTTACCTCCCAGACTATTTCATACGCAACATCAATGCGATTGCGCTTGATCCCGAACGCATTGTTGACTCGGGTCGCTCTGATCAGCTTTGTGAAATCATTCAGACCCTGCTACGTGAAGACCTCTCTAAACCGACATCCAATCGCTTTGAGAAAGTCCGGGACTTTCTGCTCGACACTTATGACCTTGTGCGCGATGTGCATGCCTATGGGCAACTGCAAGGCGAAATCTACTGCCAGATTTCTGGTGGACTAACCACTTGGGTGAATCGATTAAGTTTTGAACCTTTTCATCTACGGGTAGCAGGCACCGCTGGCTGCGGCAAGACACAACTGGCCATTAACACCTTGCAAAAAACAATCACTACGGGCAAGCGCGGATTATTGCTCTGTTTCAATCGCCCCTTATCTTCCAGACTGGCCTTGATTGCTCCGGCCGGCACCGAAGTTGCCACTTTTCACCACCTTTGTGAAGAATGGCTAAAGCATGCCGGTATCGCTGTGGGTCATCAGAAAGAAACGCATGTCTTGGAAGCAATGGTGGCGCAAGCTGCCAATCTAGCGGTACCAACTGGCTGGGAAGTCGATACGTTAATTGTTGATGAGGGTCATGAGATGCGTCAAGCGTGGGCAGATCTGGCCCTTCGTCTGGTTAAGCCCAATGGCCGCATCATTTGGATTGAAGACCCAAATCAACGCTTCTCTGAAACAGATCCCGTATTGCTATCTGATTTTGTGAAACTCGATGTCCCAACCAATTACCGCTCACCCAAAAAAATCCAGCAAGCCATTGAAATGCTGCTCGACATCGGCACAGAATCAGGGAACCCTTTTCCCGGACTCGACCCTGAATTTCATACCTACAAATCCAAACCGGAACTCGTTAAACAGCTTCTGGATCGCCTGAGTGAACTCATCCACCAAGGATTTCGCAAAGAGCATATCGCTATCATCAGCTTTCAAGGCTTCAAAAATTCGGCCTTTTCAAACTTGGATCGCGTTGGCACCTTCAAGTTAAAACGGTTTACGGGAGACTATGACCACACAGGCCGTCCAACCACACCGCACGGCGATATTCTCTTTGACACGATCTATCAGTACAAAGGACAGCAAAGCCGGGTTGTGCTTTTTGTTGAGGTTGACTTTGAACGACTCGATGAGATCAGCCGCAACAAACTCTATTGCGGCATGACCCGAGCGACGACACACCTGGAATGCTTCTTCTCACAAAGCGCTACGGATGTTTTGAATGAGAGGTTACACTCCCGCGCGTTGCAAGCGTGA
- a CDS encoding Fic family protein, producing MIELYYEPVQMEPLFIDGSRPAYGALIGQAHELSEASACFDASMAPLTARSLSELVAGMNCYYSNLIEGHHTLPFEIEQALHNLKKTDIKSLASAHIEADQWAQTQSVNRDSILPFALETHRRFCEQLPSDLLVLKDGSSMIPGKFRMREVQVGRHLAPKADKLDRFLDRFATAYGGYLGKAKLGGIHKLEAILATFVAHHRFVWIHPFPDGNGRVSRILLDAMLRECGVNQASLWSMSRGFAKTAEEYKSMLAEADQPRMGDLDGRGNLSEKALIVFCDYAMKTAIDQTKFMAQMFALDKFKSRAEHFFRTVRFDLKPESFYLYLQAFTNGEFERMEAGRITGLPERTARNVLNQLIQEGFLVSDTPKGKVRVGFPVHALGSLLPNLYPAGDVDFVR from the coding sequence ATGATAGAGCTTTATTATGAGCCCGTGCAAATGGAGCCGTTGTTTATTGATGGTTCTCGGCCCGCCTATGGGGCCTTGATTGGTCAAGCGCATGAACTGTCCGAAGCCTCGGCCTGTTTTGATGCTTCTATGGCGCCGCTAACGGCAAGAAGCCTGTCCGAGCTGGTTGCCGGAATGAACTGCTATTACTCCAACCTGATTGAGGGCCATCACACCTTACCGTTTGAAATTGAGCAGGCACTGCATAACCTTAAAAAGACGGATATCAAGTCACTCGCTTCAGCGCACATCGAGGCTGATCAATGGGCGCAAACTCAATCTGTCAATAGAGATTCAATTCTGCCTTTTGCACTTGAAACCCATCGGCGTTTCTGCGAGCAACTGCCTTCTGATTTATTGGTACTCAAAGACGGTAGCAGCATGATCCCCGGTAAATTCCGGATGAGGGAAGTGCAAGTCGGGCGGCACCTAGCCCCCAAGGCAGATAAGTTAGACCGATTCTTAGACCGGTTTGCAACGGCTTATGGTGGCTATCTCGGAAAGGCAAAACTTGGTGGCATTCATAAACTGGAAGCCATCCTGGCGACATTCGTAGCGCATCATCGCTTTGTGTGGATCCACCCATTCCCGGATGGTAACGGCCGCGTTTCAAGAATTCTGCTGGATGCCATGTTGCGAGAGTGCGGAGTCAACCAGGCTAGCCTCTGGTCCATGTCTCGAGGGTTTGCCAAAACTGCTGAGGAATATAAATCCATGTTGGCTGAGGCAGATCAGCCACGTATGGGTGATCTGGATGGTCGAGGTAATCTTTCAGAGAAAGCGTTGATTGTCTTTTGTGACTATGCCATGAAGACGGCCATCGATCAGACGAAATTCATGGCGCAAATGTTCGCGCTGGATAAGTTCAAATCTCGGGCAGAACATTTCTTTAGGACGGTACGTTTTGATCTGAAGCCAGAGTCTTTTTATCTGTATCTACAGGCATTCACGAATGGCGAATTTGAACGTATGGAGGCTGGAAGAATCACCGGTCTCCCGGAGAGAACTGCCAGAAACGTTTTGAACCAACTCATTCAAGAAGGCTTCCTTGTTTCAGATACACCGAAGGGAAAGGTTCGTGTTGGCTTCCCCGTCCACGCGCTTGGTTCCCTCTTGCCAAATCTCTATCCGGCGGGAGATGTGGATTTCGTTCGATAA
- a CDS encoding threonine/serine ThrE exporter family protein, translated as MIPEAPVASMPQLVPEIAPALALKLISETARLLFENGQTTHRVVEDVRLLGSALGYRVDVYPTWDRITVRLDNPDGDKCPESLAAPMRAEVEVTPSGVNMSKVLQTTALIDAVSLGQLAPAKAIEQLKQIEGAPSASTIRFILMAGLGAAALAVIFGVTDGLTLSLVFFSASAGAVFRKIIAHYSKSFLLQPIGAAFLAGAFGAAVQSLGIDVNLQFVEACPCMILVPGAHIINASLDLARNRLNLGIARLVYASLIVLMICLGLFLGLCVGGQTLAQAMGTQSVPIVTDVIAAGVAVAAFGAFFSMPWRILIIPVLIGMSAHAMRWSAIEMGYSAPIGVAVACFFAGLVATPLAHRLKIPFAALAFASVVSMMPGVFLFRMSSALVEIYMNAEKSAPSILPAATAEGITAMVICLAIAFGVIVPKLAIDRYFYENK; from the coding sequence GTGATTCCTGAAGCTCCCGTGGCCTCTATGCCGCAACTTGTCCCTGAGATTGCACCAGCGCTTGCGCTAAAGCTGATTAGCGAAACGGCAAGACTGTTATTTGAAAACGGTCAGACCACCCATCGAGTGGTTGAGGATGTTCGCCTTTTGGGTTCGGCCTTGGGTTATCGGGTGGATGTGTATCCCACGTGGGATCGAATTACTGTAAGACTTGATAATCCCGATGGTGACAAATGCCCCGAATCTTTAGCGGCACCAATGCGGGCAGAGGTTGAGGTGACGCCTTCGGGCGTGAACATGAGCAAGGTTTTGCAAACTACCGCATTGATCGATGCTGTTAGCTTGGGCCAATTAGCGCCTGCGAAAGCCATAGAGCAACTGAAACAAATCGAAGGCGCGCCATCCGCATCGACGATTCGTTTCATTTTGATGGCAGGACTTGGCGCAGCTGCGCTTGCCGTTATCTTTGGTGTCACCGATGGGTTAACGTTGTCACTGGTCTTCTTCAGTGCTTCGGCCGGTGCTGTTTTTAGAAAAATAATTGCACACTATAGTAAAAGTTTTCTCTTGCAACCAATCGGCGCTGCGTTTCTTGCGGGCGCTTTTGGGGCAGCGGTTCAAAGTCTTGGCATCGATGTAAATCTGCAGTTTGTCGAGGCTTGTCCGTGCATGATTCTTGTGCCCGGCGCGCACATCATCAACGCTTCATTGGATCTCGCCAGAAACAGGCTCAATTTGGGCATAGCTCGATTGGTGTACGCGAGTTTGATTGTTTTGATGATTTGTTTGGGCTTGTTCTTGGGGCTTTGCGTCGGTGGTCAAACGCTGGCTCAAGCAATGGGTACTCAAAGCGTGCCGATAGTTACGGACGTTATCGCCGCGGGCGTTGCCGTTGCTGCTTTTGGGGCTTTTTTCTCGATGCCTTGGCGCATACTTATCATCCCCGTTTTGATTGGCATGTCGGCACATGCAATGCGATGGAGCGCCATCGAGATGGGCTATAGCGCACCTATAGGTGTAGCAGTGGCTTGTTTTTTTGCGGGGTTGGTTGCGACGCCTTTGGCGCACAGGCTAAAAATCCCCTTTGCCGCTTTGGCTTTTGCGTCGGTAGTATCCATGATGCCGGGTGTTTTTCTGTTTCGCATGTCAAGCGCACTCGTTGAGATATACATGAACGCAGAAAAGAGCGCGCCGTCGATCTTGCCCGCTGCGACAGCAGAGGGCATCACGGCCATGGTGATCTGCCTTGCAATTGCGTTTGGGGTGATCGTACCCAAATTAGCGATTGACCGATATTTTTACGAAAACAAATAG